A section of the Falco rusticolus isolate bFalRus1 chromosome Z, bFalRus1.pri, whole genome shotgun sequence genome encodes:
- the SLC26A1 gene encoding sulfate anion transporter 1 isoform X2: protein MQIEQSLTEDVHSFQRAKTEPNHSVFFTLQEHIHEVNTEIMETGLEATRIEKHASPCFLMERKTHAKINRKEVMLAKLRKSCSCTPKKMKNFVMNFLPVLRWLPKYQCKDYIWGDVMSGLVIGIILVPQAIAYSLLAGLKPIYSLYTSFFANIIYFLMGTSRHVSVGIFSLISLMVGQVVDRELLLAGFDLNDDVPPAPSGGSEQNDTQSSTTAFNLTIAGMNAECGKECYAIGIATALTFVAGVYQVLMGIFRLGFISMYLSESVLDGFATGASLTILTAQVKYLIGIKIPRSQGHGMLVITWINIFRNISQANLCDVITSAICIVVLVTAKELGDRYKHKLKFPLPTELVVIVVATLVSHYAKLNEVYASSVSGAIPTGFIPPKVPHFSLMLRVAIDALPLAIVSFVFTVSLSEMCAKKYAYTIRANQEMFAVGFCNIIPSFFHCFATSAALAKTLVKTSTGCQTQVSGVISAMVVLLVLLFLAPLFYSLQKCVLACIIIVSLRGALRKFRDVPARYHVNKVDTLVWVVTMSASALISTEIGLLVGIVFSMLCIIVRTQRPRTTLLGQIQDTDFYEDDLEYENLSSVPKVKIFRFEAPLYYANRNYFLKSLYRLTNFDPNLEAARRKKYEKKEKQHLKKGDHTTANGLGTRETTLQLVPKQIDFQALVLDCSSISFLDTTGVNTLKEILKDYKNLNVSVLLACCNPSVIDSLKRGGYFGKDFGSTQEMLFYSIHNAVQFAKDQKLPADCSV from the exons CAGTTTTCTTCACACTGCAGGAACACATACATGAAGTAAACACCGAGATAATGGAAACAGGACTTGAGGCTACCAGGATAGAAAAGCATGCCTCTCCCTGCTTTCTCATGGAAAGAAAGACTCATGCCAAGATTAACAGGAAAGAAGTCATGCTAGCTAAGCTGAGGaagagctgctcctgcaccccAAAGAAGATGAAGAACTTTGTCATGAACTTCCTTCCTGTTTTACGATGGCTTCCCAAGTACCAGTGCAAAGACTATATCTGGGGGGATGTTATGTCCGGGTTAGTGATTGGGATCATTTTGGTGCCCCAAGCAATTGCATACTCACTGCTGGCAGGTCTGAAGCCCATTTATAGTCTTTACACATCATTCTTTGCCAACATCATCTATTTCTTAATGGGCACATCCCGTCACGTCTCAGTTGGCATTTTCAGCTTGATAAGCTTAATGGTAGGACAAGTTGTGGATCGAGAACTTCTCTTGGCTGGGTTTGACTTAAATGATGATGTCCCACCAGCCCCGAGTGGTGGCTCTGAGCAGAATGACACTCAGTCCAGCACAACTGCCTTCAACCTTACAATTGCAGGGATGAATGCTGAGTGTGGGAAAGAATGCTATGCTATTGGCATTGCTACAGCTTTGACATTTGTGGCTGGAGTGTATCAG GTTCTAATGGGAATCTTTCGTCTGGGTTTCATATCTATGTACCTATCTGAGTCTGTACTAGATGGCTTTGCAACTGGTGCTTCCTTAACCATTTTAACAGCTCAAGTGAAGTATCTGATTGGAATAAAAATCCCACGTAGCCAAGGGCATGGGATGCTTGTTATTACCTGGATTAACATTTTCCGGAACATTTCTCAGGCTAATCTTTGTGATGTCATCACAAGTGCCATTTGTATTGTGGTGCTGGTCACTGCTAAGGAACTGGGAGATCGGTATAAGCATAAGCTGAAATTTCCTCTGCCCACAGAGCTGGTAGTTATCGTTGTGGCAACACTAGTGTCACACTATGCAAAGTTAAATGAAGTATATGCATCCAGTGTTTCTGGGGCTATTCCAACAGGATTTATTCCCCCCAAGGTACCACATTTCAGCTTAATGCTCCGAGTTGCTATAGATGCTTTGCCTCTCGCCATAGTCAGCTTTGTCTTCACTGTATCCCTTTCTGAAATGTGTGCAAAGAAATACGCTTACACCATCCGAGCCAATCAGGAAATGTTTGCTGTGGGCTTCTGCAACatcattccttctttctttcactgttttgcaACCAGTGCAGCTCTGGCAAAAACACTCGTCAAAACATCTACAGGCTGCCAGACTCAGGTCTCTGGAGTAATTAGTGCAATGGTGGTTTTActggtgctgcttttcttgGCACCTCTTTTCTACTCCCTGCAGAAGTGTGTTTTGGCTTGTATCATCATTGTCAGCCTCCGAGGAGCCCTGAGGAAGTTCCGAGATGTGCCAGCACGGTATCATGTGAATAAGGTGGACACGCTTGTTTGGGTTGTTACCATGTCTGCCTCTGCCTTGATCAGCACAGAAATAGGGCTGTTGGTTGGCATTGTTTTCTCCATGCTATGCATCATTGTTCGGACACAGCGGCCACGGACAACCCTGCTTGGTCAGATCCAAGACACCGACTTTTACGAGGATGACTTAGAATATGAAAATCTCTCTTCTGTTCCAAAGGTCAAAATATTCCGTTTTGAGGCCCCACTTTACTATGCAAATAGAAACTACTTCCTGAAGTCTCTGTACAGACTGACTAACTTTGATCCTAACCTAGAAGCTgctagaaggaagaaatatgagaaaaaggaaaagcagcatctgaaaAAGGGAGATCACACAACTGCTAATGGATTGGGCACCAGAGAAACCACTCTGCAACTAGTTCCTAAGCAAATTGATTTCCAAGCCTTAGTTTTAGATTGCTCTTCCATCTCATTTTTGGACACCACTGGAGTTAATACTCTAAAGGAAATCCTGAAAGACTACAAGaacttaaatgtttctgttctcctGGCTTGCTGCAATCCCTCAGTGATAGACTCTCTGAAAAGAGGAGGTTACTTTGGGAAAGATTTTGGAAGTACGCAGGAAATGCTGTTTTACAGTATACATAATGCTGTGCAATTTGCAAAAGACCAAAAGCTTCCAGCAGATTGCTCAGTTTAA
- the SLC26A1 gene encoding sulfate anion transporter 1 isoform X1, with amino-acid sequence METGLEATRIEKHASPCFLMERKTHAKINRKEVMLAKLRKSCSCTPKKMKNFVMNFLPVLRWLPKYQCKDYIWGDVMSGLVIGIILVPQAIAYSLLAGLKPIYSLYTSFFANIIYFLMGTSRHVSVGIFSLISLMVGQVVDRELLLAGFDLNDDVPPAPSGGSEQNDTQSSTTAFNLTIAGMNAECGKECYAIGIATALTFVAGVYQVLMGIFRLGFISMYLSESVLDGFATGASLTILTAQVKYLIGIKIPRSQGHGMLVITWINIFRNISQANLCDVITSAICIVVLVTAKELGDRYKHKLKFPLPTELVVIVVATLVSHYAKLNEVYASSVSGAIPTGFIPPKVPHFSLMLRVAIDALPLAIVSFVFTVSLSEMCAKKYAYTIRANQEMFAVGFCNIIPSFFHCFATSAALAKTLVKTSTGCQTQVSGVISAMVVLLVLLFLAPLFYSLQKCVLACIIIVSLRGALRKFRDVPARYHVNKVDTLVWVVTMSASALISTEIGLLVGIVFSMLCIIVRTQRPRTTLLGQIQDTDFYEDDLEYENLSSVPKVKIFRFEAPLYYANRNYFLKSLYRLTNFDPNLEAARRKKYEKKEKQHLKKGDHTTANGLGTRETTLQLVPKQIDFQALVLDCSSISFLDTTGVNTLKEILKDYKNLNVSVLLACCNPSVIDSLKRGGYFGKDFGSTQEMLFYSIHNAVQFAKDQKLPADCSV; translated from the exons ATGGAAACAGGACTTGAGGCTACCAGGATAGAAAAGCATGCCTCTCCCTGCTTTCTCATGGAAAGAAAGACTCATGCCAAGATTAACAGGAAAGAAGTCATGCTAGCTAAGCTGAGGaagagctgctcctgcaccccAAAGAAGATGAAGAACTTTGTCATGAACTTCCTTCCTGTTTTACGATGGCTTCCCAAGTACCAGTGCAAAGACTATATCTGGGGGGATGTTATGTCCGGGTTAGTGATTGGGATCATTTTGGTGCCCCAAGCAATTGCATACTCACTGCTGGCAGGTCTGAAGCCCATTTATAGTCTTTACACATCATTCTTTGCCAACATCATCTATTTCTTAATGGGCACATCCCGTCACGTCTCAGTTGGCATTTTCAGCTTGATAAGCTTAATGGTAGGACAAGTTGTGGATCGAGAACTTCTCTTGGCTGGGTTTGACTTAAATGATGATGTCCCACCAGCCCCGAGTGGTGGCTCTGAGCAGAATGACACTCAGTCCAGCACAACTGCCTTCAACCTTACAATTGCAGGGATGAATGCTGAGTGTGGGAAAGAATGCTATGCTATTGGCATTGCTACAGCTTTGACATTTGTGGCTGGAGTGTATCAG GTTCTAATGGGAATCTTTCGTCTGGGTTTCATATCTATGTACCTATCTGAGTCTGTACTAGATGGCTTTGCAACTGGTGCTTCCTTAACCATTTTAACAGCTCAAGTGAAGTATCTGATTGGAATAAAAATCCCACGTAGCCAAGGGCATGGGATGCTTGTTATTACCTGGATTAACATTTTCCGGAACATTTCTCAGGCTAATCTTTGTGATGTCATCACAAGTGCCATTTGTATTGTGGTGCTGGTCACTGCTAAGGAACTGGGAGATCGGTATAAGCATAAGCTGAAATTTCCTCTGCCCACAGAGCTGGTAGTTATCGTTGTGGCAACACTAGTGTCACACTATGCAAAGTTAAATGAAGTATATGCATCCAGTGTTTCTGGGGCTATTCCAACAGGATTTATTCCCCCCAAGGTACCACATTTCAGCTTAATGCTCCGAGTTGCTATAGATGCTTTGCCTCTCGCCATAGTCAGCTTTGTCTTCACTGTATCCCTTTCTGAAATGTGTGCAAAGAAATACGCTTACACCATCCGAGCCAATCAGGAAATGTTTGCTGTGGGCTTCTGCAACatcattccttctttctttcactgttttgcaACCAGTGCAGCTCTGGCAAAAACACTCGTCAAAACATCTACAGGCTGCCAGACTCAGGTCTCTGGAGTAATTAGTGCAATGGTGGTTTTActggtgctgcttttcttgGCACCTCTTTTCTACTCCCTGCAGAAGTGTGTTTTGGCTTGTATCATCATTGTCAGCCTCCGAGGAGCCCTGAGGAAGTTCCGAGATGTGCCAGCACGGTATCATGTGAATAAGGTGGACACGCTTGTTTGGGTTGTTACCATGTCTGCCTCTGCCTTGATCAGCACAGAAATAGGGCTGTTGGTTGGCATTGTTTTCTCCATGCTATGCATCATTGTTCGGACACAGCGGCCACGGACAACCCTGCTTGGTCAGATCCAAGACACCGACTTTTACGAGGATGACTTAGAATATGAAAATCTCTCTTCTGTTCCAAAGGTCAAAATATTCCGTTTTGAGGCCCCACTTTACTATGCAAATAGAAACTACTTCCTGAAGTCTCTGTACAGACTGACTAACTTTGATCCTAACCTAGAAGCTgctagaaggaagaaatatgagaaaaaggaaaagcagcatctgaaaAAGGGAGATCACACAACTGCTAATGGATTGGGCACCAGAGAAACCACTCTGCAACTAGTTCCTAAGCAAATTGATTTCCAAGCCTTAGTTTTAGATTGCTCTTCCATCTCATTTTTGGACACCACTGGAGTTAATACTCTAAAGGAAATCCTGAAAGACTACAAGaacttaaatgtttctgttctcctGGCTTGCTGCAATCCCTCAGTGATAGACTCTCTGAAAAGAGGAGGTTACTTTGGGAAAGATTTTGGAAGTACGCAGGAAATGCTGTTTTACAGTATACATAATGCTGTGCAATTTGCAAAAGACCAAAAGCTTCCAGCAGATTGCTCAGTTTAA